From Halomicrobium salinisoli, the proteins below share one genomic window:
- a CDS encoding succinylglutamate desuccinylase/aspartoacylase family protein — protein sequence MVSLGTASASPGEVDTGRLEVGETRDGSPVRLPVAVVNGADDGRTLYMQAASDGDELNGVGVIQRVVPRLDPRELAGTILIVGVVNYHAFQVAEHRNPIDDTKMNRAYPGDARGTSSERIAAATFEAATRADLILDLHQGSTSRMIEEARVRCGTRHRLHDDCLELARVFGCGHILDQKGPDGQLARAAPDEGIPTIDPELGGAVGWDEHSIQQGVEGVFNVLRYYGFLAGDHSPEPQTRATGFDQYGAPAGGLVDFRTDLGERVERGDTLYAITDVFGAEKAEVTADSPGIFWRCRRLPQVATGEYVCSVGTDVTSV from the coding sequence ATGGTATCCCTCGGTACGGCGAGTGCCTCGCCGGGTGAGGTCGATACGGGGCGCCTGGAGGTCGGTGAGACCCGGGACGGCAGCCCCGTACGGCTGCCCGTGGCCGTCGTCAACGGGGCCGACGACGGCCGGACGCTCTACATGCAGGCCGCCAGCGACGGGGACGAGCTCAACGGCGTCGGGGTGATCCAGCGGGTCGTCCCCCGGCTGGACCCCCGCGAGCTGGCCGGCACGATACTGATCGTCGGCGTCGTCAACTACCACGCCTTCCAGGTTGCGGAGCACCGCAACCCCATCGACGACACGAAGATGAACCGCGCGTACCCGGGCGACGCGAGGGGGACTTCCAGCGAGCGCATCGCGGCGGCCACCTTCGAGGCGGCCACCCGCGCCGACCTGATCCTGGACCTCCACCAGGGGTCGACCTCGCGGATGATCGAGGAGGCCCGCGTCCGGTGTGGCACCCGCCACCGCCTGCACGACGACTGCCTCGAACTCGCGAGGGTGTTCGGCTGCGGTCACATCCTCGATCAGAAGGGGCCCGACGGACAGCTCGCCCGGGCCGCCCCCGACGAGGGCATCCCGACCATCGACCCTGAACTGGGCGGCGCCGTCGGCTGGGACGAGCACTCGATCCAGCAGGGCGTCGAGGGCGTGTTCAACGTCCTGCGGTACTACGGCTTCCTGGCCGGCGACCACTCGCCGGAGCCCCAGACGCGGGCCACCGGCTTCGATCAGTACGGCGCTCCCGCCGGCGGGCTCGTCGACTTCCGGACGGACCTGGGCGAGCGCGTCGAGCGCGGCGACACGCTGTACGCGATCACCGACGTCTTCGGGGCGGAGAAAGCGGAGGTTACCGCCGACTCGCCCGGGATCTTCTGGCGGTGCCGGCGGTTGCCGCAGGTCGCGACCGGCGAGTACGTCTGCTCCGTCGGGACGGACGTGACGTCGGTGTAA
- a CDS encoding DUF7511 domain-containing protein, with protein sequence MSQNQDPDRAAVPDSPPLPQEEFPGEELSTVVDERADGSRRCVFYREDVDPVTAETSWLAVDEDTVVSISDWR encoded by the coding sequence ATGAGTCAGAACCAGGACCCCGATCGTGCCGCCGTCCCGGACAGTCCCCCCCTTCCCCAGGAGGAGTTCCCCGGCGAAGAGCTCTCGACCGTCGTCGACGAGCGCGCCGACGGGTCGCGCCGATGCGTGTTCTATCGCGAGGACGTCGATCCGGTGACCGCCGAGACCTCCTGGCTCGCCGTCGACGAGGACACCGTCGTCTCGATCTCGGACTGGCGGTAG
- a CDS encoding tRNA(Ile)(2)-agmatinylcytidine synthase has translation MTVIGIDDTDSRERGMCTTYAAATLAERIESAGGRVERTLLVRLNPAVEHKTRGNAALAVHTDLSAEEALVHAEDVLSMAETEDPRTNPGAVVADCGPEGVPDAVVDHARSALRDLLNPADAADRIDAAGFERVSAGNGRGLVGALAAVGAWRAFDDWTYEHVAYRERDRWGTDREVDAASVRAAADQHYPAVWDTVDRESGYPVCVPRTPCPILYGIRGDDPEACRAVADEIESEPVASAHTFVTNQGTDAHLREAALGAVEDGRADRVTGEVVDPPETREGGHVFLTLGDGGATLSCAAFEPTKRFRDRVRALRVGDRITACGEVSDGTLKLEKFAVRDLVTTERVTPTCPDCGRSMASAGRNQGYRCRDCGTHRDEKAERPLDRDLERGWYEVPPVARRHVAKPLIRGGFDAPVHPER, from the coding sequence GTGACGGTCATCGGGATCGACGACACGGACTCCCGCGAACGGGGGATGTGCACGACGTACGCGGCGGCGACGCTGGCGGAGCGGATCGAGTCGGCGGGCGGCCGCGTCGAGCGGACGCTCCTCGTTCGCCTGAACCCGGCGGTCGAGCACAAGACGCGGGGGAACGCGGCGCTGGCGGTCCACACCGACCTCTCCGCTGAGGAGGCCCTCGTCCACGCCGAGGACGTCCTGTCGATGGCCGAGACCGAGGATCCGAGGACCAACCCGGGCGCGGTCGTCGCGGACTGCGGCCCGGAGGGGGTTCCGGACGCCGTCGTCGACCACGCTCGATCGGCCCTGCGGGACCTGCTCAATCCGGCTGACGCCGCCGACCGGATCGACGCGGCGGGGTTCGAGCGAGTCTCGGCAGGCAACGGTCGAGGACTGGTCGGGGCGCTCGCGGCGGTCGGCGCGTGGCGGGCGTTCGACGACTGGACGTACGAGCACGTCGCGTACAGGGAGCGCGACCGGTGGGGCACCGACCGCGAGGTCGACGCCGCGTCGGTCCGGGCGGCCGCGGACCAACACTACCCGGCGGTCTGGGATACGGTCGACCGCGAGTCCGGGTATCCCGTCTGCGTCCCGCGGACGCCCTGTCCGATCCTGTACGGGATCCGCGGGGACGACCCAGAGGCGTGCCGGGCGGTGGCCGACGAAATCGAGAGCGAACCGGTCGCGAGCGCGCACACGTTCGTCACGAACCAGGGGACCGACGCGCACCTCCGGGAGGCCGCGCTGGGCGCCGTCGAGGACGGCCGCGCCGACCGCGTCACCGGCGAAGTGGTCGACCCCCCGGAGACGCGCGAGGGCGGCCACGTGTTCCTGACCCTCGGCGACGGCGGCGCGACGCTCTCCTGTGCGGCCTTCGAGCCGACCAAGCGCTTCCGCGACCGGGTGCGCGCGCTCCGCGTCGGCGACCGGATCACCGCCTGCGGCGAGGTCAGCGACGGGACGCTCAAACTGGAGAAGTTCGCCGTCCGCGACCTCGTGACGACGGAGCGCGTCACGCCGACGTGTCCCGACTGCGGCCGGTCGATGGCCAGCGCCGGCCGGAACCAGGGCTACCGCTGCAGGGACTGCGGCACGCACCGGGACGAGAAGGCCGAACGGCCGCTGGACCGCGACCTCGAACGCGGCTGGTACGAGGTGCCGCCGGTGGCGCGCCGGCACGTCGCCAAACCGCTGATCCGGGGTGGCTTCGACGCGCCCGTCCACCCCGAGCGGTAG